GTACTGCTATCGCGTCAAGGCCGAGAAGACCGCTGCCTGCACCACCGGCTGGGAGACGCTCTACTCGAACATCGGCTGCGCCACGACCATTTCGGCACAACCCCGGACCCTTGCCGCCTCTGCCGTCAATGCCTTCAAGATCCAGCTGACATGGGATGATATGGCTTCGGACGAGGATGGCTACGAAATCGAAGTAAAGGCATGGAACGGCAAGTGGGTTAAGACGGCCACGGTCGGTGCCGATGTCACTGTCTACACCGACAACCTCGGCCTGGATCCGCTCAAGACCTATACCTACCGGGTGCGGGCATTCCGGGGAAGCGACAAATCTCCCTACAGCAACGAAGCCGCGGCGACGACACCGGCCTATGTGCCGGGAGACAGCAACTGCAGGTAGGATGGGCCGTTCTTGGTCATTCAGGGGGGAAGTTATGATGAAAATCAGGCTGCTGACAGCGATTCTCTGCATGTTTGCGGCGAGTGTTGCCGTTGCGGCCGGACCGGTCCCGACCGGCACGGTGAGCGGAAAGTTTCTGGGGGAGGGGAAGGTTCCTCTGTCCAAAGGATCGGTAGTGCTGTTCAGGCGCGGTTCCGGCCCTCCGCCGGCCCCCGACAGGTACTGGCTGGTTCCCGATCATGTGGAAACCATGGATGATGACGGCCGTTTCACCGTCACGGTCGAAGAGGGGACATACTTCCTTGCGGCAATCAAGCGGAACGACCATCTGGAGATCGGCCCTCCCCGTGCTGGCGAGTTATTCCTGATTGCCGCCGACGACAAGGGGAAGCTTCTGACGTTCGACGTCAAGGGGAACGGGGCGGTTAACGTCGGCACCATCGGCGGCGCCCGTCCCATCAGCAAGGAAACGGGGATGATGCGCCCCGGCGCCACTGCCATCGAAGGACGTCTTGTGGATGGCGAGGGGAAGCCCGTTGAGGGTGCCGTCGTATTCGCCTTCACATCCCAGGAAATGCAGGGGAAGCCGCTCTACGTTTCGGAACGCTCCGACAGCTATGGGAAGTATCTTCTGCGGGTGGCCGAGGGGGGGAAGTATTATTTGAGGGTCAGGAGCGCCTATGGCGGAGGCGCGCCCGATGAAGGGTCGATTTTCGCGACCCTTGGGGGGGACGTCCCCGCGGCAGTCAGCGTGACCTCCGGCGAAGTGCTGAAAGATGTTGCCATCCCCGTTGGCCGTTTCGAGCGGCCCATCAAGGGGAAGGGAAAACGATAAAGCCGGCGGCAGCCATCGGGCCGCCGTCCTGTCGTAAAATATGCCGCGGCGGGGTCAGCGTCCCTGGAACGGAGAGGATAACGATACGCTGATGGTTCTTCCCCCCTGGGAGAACTTGACGCGCCGCTCCCCGATCTCCACGACCCGTGCGCCGGCGACCTCGGCCCCTTCGCCCACGAGGTTACCGTTCACCACGGCGCGCCGCAGGCTCCGCTCATCCTGCCAGGCAATGCCTGACACGGTCAGGTTCGCTCCCGGATATTCGGAAGATGACGGTTGCTCCACTGCCAATGGGCGCTGTACCGGCCTCGGTGCCGGCATGGCGGCGGGGGCGGGCGGCGGTGCCGGTGCCGACGGTTCTGATACCGCCGGTTGTACAGCCGGTGCCGGAGGCAATGATGGTGGCGGAAGCTCGGATGGGGCTATTGCTTCGGCGGGAGCGGCCTCGCTGCGGGGAGCCGCCGGGGATTGTTCAGGCAGCTTCGGTTCCGCTCCCTTTTTCAGTGCGATGCCGCCACCGGCTCCCGCCGCCAGAAGGACTACGCCCGCGGCAATGAGGAAAAACGGCTTGCCCCATGGCCGACGGTTAGGTTCAATCCGGGAGCGCCCCAACACCTCGGGGCGCAGATCTATTCCCCCACCCTGTCGAGCCTTGCGCTCCTGTTCCATTTTCCTCAGTGCATCGAGTATCAGGCTCATCTGTTGTGCTCCTCGTTCATGGGTACCTGCGCCGCTTCCGTGCCGGATAAGTTTTTATCTCCGGTTTCGCCGGTATTTCCTTTCTGTGCCAGTCCCGCCGGGAAAAAGCCGCCTGCCCTGCGGTAGAGCATGAGAAGCGTCTTTTCCCCCGCCCGTCCGTCAATGTTGAGCCTCTCCGCCTTCTGAAAGGCACGGATCGCCTCCATGGTGGCGGAGTCGTAGCGGGCGGAAATTGCCCCTCCGTAGTACCCCGCTCCCTTCAAAAGGCCCTGGAGTTGCCCCGCTCCGTCACCGCTGCTCCCCGGTTTCATGCGGGGGGGGATTCCGTGGAAATTCTTCCAGACAATTGAAGCCCGGCCGCTCCAGAGCGCAGCCAGTTCGTTCCTTGAGAGGGCCGTTCGCCCTGCAATGGCCGGTTCGATTATGAATTGACCCTTCTGGCCGGCGGTCAGGGCCACGATCCGCTTGCCTCCACCGGGCAGTGTAATGTGGAGGAGGGCCGGGGTGTCGAGCCGGACCAGATCATCCAGGTCCGTAGAAAGCGAGGTGACGGTCAAGCCTCGCTCCCGTGCGATGGCGCGGAGGTCGGCTGCTGCCGAAGCCGGGGCCATGGGGGGGACCTGCCATGACCGGAAAATGGCGTTGACGGCGGCCATGAGGTTGTCCCTTTCCGGAATGGCTGTTAGCCCGGACAGGGCTTCTGCGGTATTGAGGGGCTGGGTGCCCGTTGCTGCCGGCTCGGAGAGGGGAGGGGGCGCAGCATCCGGTGAAGCGTCGCCTTTGCGTGTCAGAGCATAGGTTCCCGCCCCCAGGGCCGCCACCAGTAAAATAGCGGCAGCGGCTGCAACCGGCCTGGGGATGGCGGGGCGGCGGGGGGCTTCGGTTACATCGGCAATGGCCGAGGCAGCCATGGCGGGAGAAACGTCGTGGGTCTCGGTGGTGTAGGCAATCAGGAGCGCCCGGTCGCAGGCGCCGTTTATGAGCCTTGGAAGCCCCCCTGAAAAAGCGAAGATTTTTTTCACGGCGCCAGTCGAGAAGGTTACCGGTTCCCGGCCTGACGCCGCAACCCTGATCCTGTGCCTGATATAGTTCTGCGTGTCTTCGAACCCCATGGGCTCCAGGTGATAACGGACCGTAATCCGCTGATTGAGCTGGCGAAGTTCCTGCCGGGACAGGAGGGTTCTCAGTTCCGGTTGCCCCACGAGCACGATCTGGATGAGCTTGTCCCGCTCCGTTTCAAGGTTCGAAATGAGCCTGATCTGCTCAAGGACATCGGGGGAGAGGTTCTGGGCCTCGTCGATGACCAGCACCACAGTGCGGCCGGCGCGATTCTCGTCCAGAAGGAAGCGGTTGAGCGCTTCCAGGAGCTCGCTTTTTTCGGTACTGGTGCCGTCGAGCCCGTATTCACGGTTTATCCCCTGCAAAAGGCCCAGGGCGGACATGGTCGGGTTGAAAATCAGGGCGGTCCGGTGAGTTTCCGGGTCAAGCTGATTGAGAAAGGTCCGGATTACGGTGGTCTTGCCGGTGCCCACTTCGCCCGAAAGCTCTATGAAGCCCGCGTGATTGTCGATGCCGTAAAGGAGATGGGCGAACGCCTCCTGGTGGCGGGAGCTCAGGAAGAGGAATGCCGGATTGGGTGTAAGGGCGAAGGGTTGTTCGCTGAAACCGAAATGGTCGCAGTACATGGGGCTCCTTGGTGACCTCTCAGAAGCAAGGTGATGCGAAACAGTCTCTTTGTCGGGATAGTCGTGCGCGGACCTTGGCGGTATCGGGCAGAAGCGGTCAAAGGTGCCGGAAAACTGTATGATTGTAGCGATTTTTCTCTGGATGGGCAACGGGTTTGAGTTTTGTTGCGAAATTGTTTTTGGGAAATGCCGGTATGACCGGAACGATACCGGCCGGGCTGGACGCAAAAAAGCCCCGCCGAAGCGGGGCTTTTGTCGGTGCGCAGTGAGGGGCTGTCCCTAGCGGGAGAAGCTGCGGGGGGTGCTGGGGGTGAAGCCGAGGAAGTCGGCCCAGCCGCGGATGAAGCTTTCCATGAACACGCCGTTCACTGCAGGTTCGGCAGCAATCGTCTCGGCAGGCTTGGCCGCCTTGGCCGGCCGCAGGGCGAGGCTCAGTACCGCGCCGGCAATGAGGAGCGAGCCGGCCAGGGTAAAGGATGTGGTGAAGCTGCCGGTGGAGGTGTTGAGCATTTCGGATACGCGCCCCATCACGAAGCCGCCCACGCCCCAGGCAGTAAAGAGAAGGCCGTAGTTGAGGCCGTAGTTCTTGAGCCCCCAGTAGTCCTTGCTGAAGGAGGGGAAGAGGGAGAGGTTGGCGCCGTAGTTGAAGCCGATGAAGGTGGCCAGAAGCACGATGAGGACGGCATTGGAGTGCCCGGCTCCCACGAGGGGGATCGCGGCGAACATGAGAACGGCCTGGAAAGCGAACACGATGCAGAGGGTTGCCATCCGTCCGATTTTGTCGGAGAGGATGCCGGCCACAACGCGGCCGCCCGCGTTGCCCAGCGCCATGATGGCAACTGCGAGGAACGCCATGGAACCCATGCTCTTCTTGGCGATGCCGGCCACGCTGCCGATTACCATGAGGCCGGCGCCGGCGCCGATGAAGTAGGTGAGCCAGAGTACATAAAATTTGCCGGACTTGAGCATTTCGCCCGCAGTGGCATTTACCGTCGGTTTTGCCGGTGCGGCTTTGGCCGCTGCGTCACCCTTGGGGGCGTCAGCCGGAACATATCCGGCCGGCGGGTTCACCAGGAAGAAGGAAAGGCCGCAGACCACCACTGCGAAGGCGGCGGCCAGCACCAGCATTGATTTTTCGATGCCAATTGTGCCCAGGAGGTAAGTGGATAGGGGGGCGATGTAAACCGGCGCCAGGCCGAAACCTGCCACGACGATTCCGGCGATGAGGCCGGTTTTGCTGGAGGGGAACCACTTGAGCGCCGGAGGGGTGGCCGCCGAATAACCGAAACCGAAGCCTGAACCGGCCAGTATGCCGAAACCGAGTACCCAGGCCAGGTAGCTGTTGCTCTGGGAGAGGATGGTAAAGCCGAGGCCCACGAGAATGCCGCCGATGAGAGCCGTGCGGGCCGGGCCGATCTTGTCCTGGGCCTTGCCGGCAATGATCATCGAGAAGGCGAAAGCGAGGCAGCAGATTGCATAGGGGTCGTTGATGGAGGCCGGGTCCCAGTTGAAAGCTCCGGGGCCACCCGCGTCGATGGACGATTTTATTGCCCCTTTAAAGATACTCCATGCGTAGAGAACTCCCAGGGCCAGGTTGATGCCCGTTCCGGCCAGGGTTACTTGCCATCCCCTGTTCTTGACCGTGTCCGACATGGTTCTACCTCCTTTTATTAACGTTGGCGACATTTAGTCGATTTTCATGCATGTCTCTCTTTCAGCAACTTGCATACCATTGTTATAAAATAGTGTGTTTTTTAAAAAGCTTATACAATTCAATATGTTGTAGCTTGGTTGCGTTTGCGGTTCAGGCGGCGGTTGTCGCGTTTGATTCGCAATAATGCAAAATTTCGTTATACGTTTTAGCCAGCTTTAAGGGGGTCCGAGATGGGAATAGTGTGTTAATTGCAATAAAATCAGCATGTTGGGGTTTTGCTTGGCGCTGTTGCGATGGATTCGCATAAATGCGAGGGGGGGGATTTGCGGCTGCACAAACAAAAAAGGTCCGTTTTGGGCGGACCTTTTTTATTGATAGTAAAATTTTGCTTATCCCACTTCGGCATATTCCCGCTCCCGGAATTCGACACCAAGTGACTCGGCAAGCCTCCGGATGGCAGCAATATCAATTCCCGGCACGGTGACGGCCGAAGCTACCACTTTCGGGATGTGTTTCGTCGCTTCCGAGAGGAACCGGCAGATGCCGTCGAACCCATCCTTTCCGAAAGGGGTGTTGCAGAGCCGGGCGTAGGTCTCGGCATCGGCTGCGTTGAGGCTGACGGAGATGCAGTCTACCAGCCCCGCCAGCTCCGGGAGGATGTTGCGGCCGTACACCAGGTTGGCCTGGCCGTCGGTGTTTATCCGGATGCGAAGCCCCTTCTGCTTGAGACGGGCGGCAATATCCTTGATGAGGTCAAGGCGCAGCATCGGCTCCCCATAGCCGCAGAACACCACTTCGTCCACCGGACCCGGATTTCCGATGGCGGCCATAACCTCGTCCGCATTCGGCTCGTGGTCCAGTTGCAGGTAATGCCCCTTCACGGTGAAATCTTCGAACTTGGCGCAGAAGGAGCAGCGGTTGGAGCAGCGGTTGGTAATGTTCAGGTACAGGGAATTCCTTATCCGGTAGGCGATGCGGGCCGCCTGGTCCTTTTCGCCGATGCCGAAAAGACGCTTTGCGTTGAGTGACGTGATACGACCCACGTCCTCCAGGGTGAGCGCTTTGAGTTCTGCCACCTTCGCTGCGGTGAGACGGACGTATGCCGGTTCGTTGCGCTTCCCCCGGTGGGGAACCGGCGGGAGGTAGGGGCAGTCGGTCTCGACCAGGAGGTGCTCGGTCCTGATGCCGCGTACCACCTCGCGGAGCTGTTCGTTGGATGGATAGGTGACCGTGCCGGGGATGGACAGGTAGAAGCCCATGTCTACGCATTCCCGGGCCATGGCCAGATCCCCGGAGAAACAATGGAGAACGCCCCCCACTTCGGCGGCTTTCTCCTCCCTCATTATTGCCATTACCCTTTCGTGGGCATCCCGGTCATGGACGATTATGGGGAGCGCCAGTTCCCGGGCGAGCCGGATGAAGCGGCGAAAGACCCGTTCCTGCTCGTCGCGTGGGGCCCGGTCCCGGTAGAAGTCGAGGCCGATTTCGCCGATGGCGACCACTTTCGGGTTGTTCCGGGCCAGGTCGCCGATTACCTCGTAACAGCGCTCCGTCACCCTGGATGCGTCGTGGGGATGCACGCCGACGGCGCAGTAAATGTGGTCGTGCTTTTTGGCCAGTTCGCAGGCCGCCTGGCTCGACTCCAGATCGGCGCCGACGGTTACGATGTGGGAGAGCCCCGCATCGGCGGCGCGGGCGAGCATCTCGTCGAAGTCCGCCGCAAAGTCGCGGCCGTCGATATGTGCGTGGGTATCTATGAGAAATCCGTTTGCGTTCATGGATTGATTCCTTTGGTGAAAATGGAATGGAAAAGGCGGCTGAAGCCGCCCCCCCCGGATCTCTTTGCATTGATATAGAACTAACACGAATGCCCCTCGGCTGGCAAGGCGTCAGGCGAGAGTAAAAAAGAACGTCGCACCGCGCCCCGGTTCGGCTTCGCACCAGATTCTTCCCCCATGCCGTTCGATGATTCTCTGGGCTGTCGGAAGGCCGGTGCCGCTCCCTTCAAATTCGTACTCGTTGTGCAGCCGGGAAAATGGCTGAAACAACTTATCGGCGTATGTCATGTCGAATCCCACCCCGTTGTCCCTCACGAACAGGACAGTCTCTCCGGCATGCTCCGTTTTGCCGAACTCGATTGCCGCTTCCGGATTCCCGGCGCTGTATTTCACCGCATTCTCCAGCAGGAGCCGCAGGCAGGTGTCAAGCATGCGGCGATCGCCCTGGACCACCACAGCGGGTGCGATGGTTGTCGTGATCGTCCGTTCTGTACAGTTCTGGAGCAGTTCTTCCAGTATTTGGCCGCAAAGCTCTGACAGGTCTACGGGGTTTCTTTCGATTTCAATGCTTCCCATGCGATACATTACCAGAAGGCTGTCGATGACGTGTCTCAACCGTTGGCTTGCAACTTCGAGCCTGCTTGCCAGGTATACGGTATCGTCATCTGGTCCGCCGGCTTTGACTGCTTCCGCAATTGCCCTGCTGAATCCATCCAGGCGGGCTATGGGCGCCTGGATTTCATGGGATATGGAATAGCAGAAGCTCTCCAGTTCCCGGTTCAGCCGCTCCAGTTCCGCAGTGCGGTCCGCGACCCGCTGCTCAAGGGAGAGATTCAGGTCTTCAAGTTGCTTCTGTTTGACTGCCAGTGCTTCCCGTGATTCCACCGCCCGTGTCCGCGCAACCGCCAGAAGCCAGGTTATCAGCGTCAGGAGGATGCTCAGCACAATGCCCACGATTGCCACATCCCTGACCTTGCCCCTCTTATCCTGATCTTCGAATGGCGGAAGGGCGCGAAATGCCACGGTCCAGGTCTGGCCGGCTATCTGAATACGCCTTACGGCGTGTCGTGTGGGGGCCTTAAGCCTGTCGGAGCGGGTTCCGGCAGAGTCATAGAGCAGCGTTTTCCCGGAGATCTCAGTACCGTCGTATATCTCCAGATCCATCTCGTCGGCATGCCGCCCGAAAAGTCCCGCCATCAGGTCGTTCATGCGAAACGGCGAATAGACCCATCCTATGATTGCCGACCGGCGCGATTCCACGGAATCAAGGGGCTTGCCGGGTGCATAAACGGGAAGATAGATCAGTACGCCCGCCTGTTCCCGGTCGCCATCCTCCTGCACCAGCCTCACCTTGCCGGACAGGGCCACTTTGCCCGTGTCGCGCGCCCGTTCCATGGCAATGCGCCTCACCTTTTCGGAAAACATGTCGTAACCGAAGGCACGCAGGTTGCGGCCGGTGAACGGTTCGAGATAGATAATGGAGCTGTAGGTCTCCCGCACGCCTTCAGGCTTTATCGCGTATCCGGGAAACCCCTCGCCGCGTATTGATTCGGTATGGGATTCTTTCTGCGCCGGCGGGACGATTAGCGAGAATCCGACTCCCTGGATGCCGGGGTAGGTGTCCTCCAGTCCAAGGGCGGAAACATAGTCATGAAACTCGCGGCGCCCCACCGACTCTGAAGCGGAAAACAATCCGCGGGCTCCGCGCAGCACCTGCTCATAGGCCAGCATCCGCTGTTTTATGAGGGAGATATTTTCCTGGACCGAGAAATCGAAATTCAGCTTGAGATCCTGGTCGATAATTTGCTGTTCGTTTTCCCATAGAGAGTAGGTAATGACGAGGCCGAGCCCCAGCACCACCAGCGGGAGCCAATGACCTGCCCGCAGCAGCTTCGAAGCTCTCGCTGCGGGTTTTGTCCCAGGGACTTCGTCCGTCAGGCCCATATCATATCCAGTTCTTCCCCCGGAAAAATTTAAGCATGCCCCCCGCAATTACAAGCATGAGGAAAAGCACGGCTGGGTAACCCCAATGCCAGTTGAGCTCGGGCATGTAGCGGAAATTCATGCCGTAAAGACCCGCGATGAAGGTGAGAGGCATAAACAGTGTGGCGATTATTGTGAGCACCTTCATGACTTCGTTGGTGCGGTTGCTTATGGTGGACAGGTAGATGTCGAGCAGCCCCGAGAGTATGTCGCGGAAGGTTTCCACGGTGTCGATGATCTGCACGGTGTGGTCGTAGACGTCGCGCAGGTAGATGACGGTTTCTTCCCGTACTAGGGAAGACTCGCGCCGCTCGAGGCCGCTGATTACCTCGCGCAGCGGCCAGATGGACTTGCGCAAGAAGATGATCTCCCGCTTGAGGGTGTGGAGCCTGCCTACGGTTTCGCGCGAGGGATTATCCACCAGTTCTTCTTCGAGCCGCTCGATGCGCTCCGCCACGCTTTCGAGAATGGCGAAGTAGTTGTCGACGATGGCATCCATAAGGCTATAGACGAGATAGTCGGCACCCAGGGAACGGATCTTTCCCCGGCTGGTGTGCAGCCGCTCCCGGATCGGGTCGAAGGGGTCTCCCGCAAGCCCCTCCTGGAACGATATGACAAAGTCGGGGCCGAGAATCAGGCTCATCTGCTCGGATGCCACCCCTTCACCGCCGCTTTTAAGGGAGAGCATCCTGAGGACGATGAATAGGTAGTCGCCGTAATCCTCCCGCTTTGGGCGCTGGTCAGTGTTGAGGATGTCTTCCAGAACAAGGGGGTGGAGGCCGTAGCATTCGCCGAGTTTCTGGAGAAGCTCGATGCTGTGGATTCCCTCCACGTTGATCCAGCGGACCCCCGGTTGGCCGCGCATGGTAGCACAGGCCGCCAGGTTATCGGAAGCCTGGTCGGTTATGTTGTTCTCGTCATAGACGATAATGGAGACGCGAGCCGCTTCCCGGTGCCGTTCGCCGATGTGGACGAGGGTGCCTGGGGGAAGCCCCGCCTTCGAAGAGCGTTTCTTGACCAGTTTGTTTCTCACGGAATGCTCCCCAGTTATCGCCGACCGGATCAGAAAGGCTTGAGCTTGATGCCGAACTGGTCCTCCAGGTGGAGATAGTTCCCGTGCACCATTCCTTCCCCGTGGGCGATGGCAACCTTGCGTTTCCGGACGTCCTCGATCCAGCGGGGGTTGCTTGCTTCGGCCCGGCGGTTGGCCACGATGACCAGCTTCGCCTCTTCAGCCTCATCATTGCTCAGGCTGCTGCCAAGGCGTGTGCAGTCGGCCATAATCTGGGACTTCACCAGGGGCGAGATGCTTCCGTTCTGCACCTTGATGTCGAACATGAGAGCCACCCCCCGCTCGGACCAGAGGCCGTACTCGGCGCAGAGGGCCTTGGCGTCCTTGAAGAGCTTGCCGGCGGCATTCACCTGGATATCCTGGAACTCGGTGGTGCGCCCCAGGGCTTTGAGAAGCCCCTTCCATGGCTCGAAGAGGGTAAAGCGCCGCTGGTCCTGGGCCGAGCGTACCCACGCGAGCTGGTCATCCTTGTCGGAGGTGAAGATGGCCTTCAGTTCCGGGAAGTAATCGTGGCAGATGTCTTCCAGAAGGCTCGGGTGTTTTTTCGCCATCTCCTTGAACAGCGGTTGCAGCGACCCCTGGCCCAGGTTCCACTGGAGGGCGCCGAAGCTCAGGCCCTGCCCGTCGAAGTCGCCGGATGCCATGGCGAAGCAATCGGGTATCGGCCTGCCCGTTTCGATGGTACCGGTAAGGGCCAGGCAGCGGTATTCCAGTTTCTGCTTGCAGACTTCCGGCTTCTGGAGCTTTCCGCCGCCGAAGAGCTTTTTCCAGGTATCTTCGCCCACGACCCCGTCCACATCCAGGCCGTTTTGTCGCTGGAACATTTTAACCCCGCTCTCGGTGCCGCCACCAAATATGCCGTCCACATCTCCACTGTAAAGGCCCAGTTCACCCAGTCGTGCCTGGATCTTCCTTACCTCGGGCCCCTTGCTCCCCCTTCTGTATGCGTTAGTCATATATTCCTCCAGCTTGTATTTGAAAATTACGGGTTCAATGACACGGGTTCACGCCGTCCCCTCGGTGACGGTCACCAGCGAAACCGGCAGAGGCTCCGACTCCCACGTTACTTCAGGGAAGAGGGCCTTGTCGAGGCGAAGGTAAGTGCCGTCGACCCCCGCTTCAGCCCACCAGCATTCCTTACCCCTCAGGGGGACATCCTTGAATAGGTATAGTTGACTGTCCTTGTCTCGAGCTACGTACATGGCAACGTTCCTTTCGGGGTGCAATGATTGAATGCAGAAAGTTTACTGTCGGCTTCAGGTTTGTCAAAAAGGGTGCCTCGTCAGGGTAAGGAGGTGATGCAAATAAATGAAAACCTCATCTGCTGCCTTCGGCTTCTGTTGCTTGGAGTTTACTCTTTTGTGGCAGGGTGGGTGTAAGGTTTTTTTAACTGCTTGTCGATTTGCCTTACATTATTCTGCGGCGCAGCGTGGCGGGTTCTAATGATATCAGAATGATAGCGGTGGCATTTTTTGTGCATTTTCATGTGAAAATTCTGTGATTTGTATTGGAGGTTAACAGGTCTTTGAAAAACACGTAGTATTTACGCCACTTTGATTCAGTTTTATGTTATGATGCTGCGCATATCTTCTTGATATTACAGGAGAAACGGTATGCGCGGTTTTGAGCAGCAGTCTGATGCATTGTTCGTCTACATCTCGCCGGAATCCTTTGTGCCGAAGGATCATCCCTTGCGGCCAATCCGGCAGATGGTTGATGCGGCCCTTGATGATCTGTCATCGGTTTTTTGCCAGATGTACTCCCATACCGGCCGGCCATCGATTCCGCCAGAACAGCTGCTCAAGGCCATGCTGCTACAGGTGCTGTACTCGATTCCCAGCAACGTCAAGCTGGTGGAACAGATTCACTTCAGTCTCCTGTTCCGCTGGTTCCTCGGCCTTGGCTTGGATGAGCCAGTCTGGGATCACTCCAGTTTCAGCAAGAACCAGGAACGCCTAATCGAAACCGATGTTGCCGCACAGTTCCTGGCGGCCATCCTTGAACAGGCCAAGGACAAGAAATTGCTGTCAAAGGATCACTTCAGCGTTGACGGGACATTGATCCAGGCATGGGCATCCATCAAGAGCTTCAAGCCAAGAGATGACGATCAGGAGCCGCCAGCAGGGAAAAACCCGACCCGTGATTTCCGGGGTGAAAAGCTGGTCAACGACACCCATGTCTCGACCACTGACCCGCAAGCCCGACTGTATCGCAAGAGCAGCACCCATGAGGCCAAGCTGTCGTTTGCTGCCCATGTTTTGACCGAAAACAAAAACGGACTGGTCATGGTCAGCACCGTTACCGAAGCCGATGGCTTTGCCGAACGGGCTGCCGCAAAAAAGATGCTCAGCAACGTTGCCAACGGCAAGCGGCGTATCACGGTGGCTGCCGACAAGAACTACGACACCAAGGGGTTCGTCAAGGCTGCCCGCACTATGAAGGTGACACCCCATGTGGCCCAGAATACAGAACGCAAAGGTGGCTCAGCCATTGACGGACGGACCACCCGGCACAGCGGGTATGCCTTGAGCCAGAGATTCCGCAAGCGC
The nucleotide sequence above comes from Geobacter benzoatilyticus. Encoded proteins:
- a CDS encoding IS5 family transposase, yielding MRGFEQQSDALFVYISPESFVPKDHPLRPIRQMVDAALDDLSSVFCQMYSHTGRPSIPPEQLLKAMLLQVLYSIPSNVKLVEQIHFSLLFRWFLGLGLDEPVWDHSSFSKNQERLIETDVAAQFLAAILEQAKDKKLLSKDHFSVDGTLIQAWASIKSFKPRDDDQEPPAGKNPTRDFRGEKLVNDTHVSTTDPQARLYRKSSTHEAKLSFAAHVLTENKNGLVMVSTVTEADGFAERAAAKKMLSNVANGKRRITVAADKNYDTKGFVKAARTMKVTPHVAQNTERKGGSAIDGRTTRHSGYALSQRFRKRIEEVFGWLKTTGQFRQTRYRGVTKINWYFTLAVTAYNLVRMRNVGVCPA